Proteins encoded by one window of Candidatus Pelagibacter giovannonii:
- the rsmA gene encoding 16S rRNA (adenine(1518)-N(6)/adenine(1519)-N(6))-dimethyltransferase RsmA produces the protein MYIKAKKSLGQNFLIDREVLEKIVSITNITGKEVLEIGPGSGNLTTYIMKQKPSKLYVVEKDDDLAIVLKEKFDNEIEIINDDILKVSEDKISNQKLSVFGNLPYNISTEILSKWILNIGSNFWFENLILMFQKEVADRIISKFNSSKYGRLSILSSWKLNVEKIIDIKPQSFSPRPKIDSSLLLFTPKKKFFKLKDPKNLEKITRIFFSQRRKMLKKPFNQVFANGRDVAEKFGIDLNLRPQNLEPETYFKLIKEYEDLRG, from the coding sequence GTGTATATAAAAGCAAAAAAAAGTTTAGGCCAAAACTTTTTGATAGATCGAGAGGTGCTTGAAAAAATTGTATCAATAACAAATATAACTGGCAAAGAAGTCTTGGAAATTGGACCTGGTAGCGGTAATTTAACTACATATATTATGAAACAAAAACCAAGTAAACTCTACGTTGTAGAGAAGGATGATGATTTAGCTATAGTGCTAAAAGAAAAATTTGATAATGAAATAGAAATTATCAATGATGATATTTTAAAAGTTTCTGAAGATAAAATTTCAAATCAAAAATTATCTGTCTTTGGTAATTTGCCATACAACATATCTACTGAAATCTTATCCAAGTGGATTCTGAATATTGGCTCAAATTTTTGGTTCGAAAACCTAATATTAATGTTTCAAAAAGAAGTTGCTGATAGAATTATATCAAAATTTAATAGCTCCAAATATGGTAGATTGTCAATTTTATCTAGCTGGAAATTGAACGTAGAAAAAATAATAGATATCAAGCCTCAAAGTTTTTCACCAAGACCTAAAATAGATAGTTCTTTGCTTTTGTTCACTCCAAAAAAAAAATTTTTTAAATTAAAGGATCCTAAAAACCTTGAAAAAATTACTAGGATATTCTTCAGTCAAAGAAGAAAAATGTTAAAAAAACCTTTCAATCAAGTTTTCGCTAATGGAAGAGATGTTGCAGAAAAATTTGGTATTGATCTTAATCTTAGGCCACAAAATCTTGAACCTGAAACATATTTCAAACTTATAAAAGAATATGAAGATTTAAGAGGTTAG
- a CDS encoding acyl carrier protein, translating into MSEDISSKVKKIVADHLGIDEAKVLDDSSFIDDLGADSLDTVELVMAFEEEFGSEISDSEAEKILTVGDAVNFIAGKAN; encoded by the coding sequence ATGTCAGAAGATATTTCAAGCAAAGTTAAAAAAATTGTAGCAGATCACTTAGGTATTGATGAAGCTAAAGTATTAGACGATTCAAGCTTCATAGATGACCTTGGAGCAGATAGTTTAGATACAGTTGAGTTAGTAATGGCTTTTGAAGAGGAATTTGGTTCAGAAATTTCAGATAGTGAAGCTGAAAAAATTCTTACTGTAGGTGACGCTGTTAACTTTATAGCAGGCAAAGCAAATTAG
- the fabG gene encoding 3-oxoacyl-[acyl-carrier-protein] reductase: MSSLKDKNIIVTGASGGIGNSIVEKLNQNGANILATGTRIEKLEELKEKFNNIKILKFDISQHDKIEEFIENATKELGGSLDCIVNNAGITKDNLTIRMSLEEWSKVININLTSTFLMCKYSIKKMLKNKSGKIINITSVVGHTGNVGQANYTASKAGIVAMSKSLAIEYAKKNINVNCISPGFISTAMTDQIDEKFKETIIAKIPSNRLGKPEDIANAVNFLSSDQSDYINGETLHVNGGMYLG; this comes from the coding sequence ATGAGTAGTTTAAAAGATAAAAATATTATAGTCACAGGTGCTTCAGGTGGAATTGGTAATTCAATAGTTGAGAAGCTAAACCAAAATGGTGCAAATATTTTAGCTACAGGGACAAGAATTGAGAAATTAGAAGAGTTAAAAGAAAAATTTAATAATATAAAAATTCTTAAATTTGATATTTCTCAACATGATAAAATCGAAGAATTTATAGAAAATGCCACCAAAGAACTAGGTGGATCTTTAGATTGCATTGTCAATAATGCAGGTATTACAAAAGATAATTTAACTATTAGAATGAGCTTAGAAGAGTGGTCAAAAGTGATAAATATTAATTTAACATCTACATTTCTAATGTGTAAATATTCGATTAAAAAAATGCTTAAAAATAAATCTGGAAAAATTATCAATATAACCTCTGTTGTTGGGCATACTGGTAATGTTGGACAAGCAAACTATACTGCATCTAAAGCAGGTATAGTTGCAATGTCAAAAAGCTTAGCAATTGAATATGCAAAAAAAAACATTAATGTTAATTGCATATCCCCAGGCTTTATAAGTACTGCTATGACAGACCAAATAGATGAAAAATTTAAAGAAACAATAATTGCTAAAATTCCATCTAATAGACTAGGTAAACCTGAAGATATTGCTAATGCAGTTAATTTCTTAAGCTCAGATCAGTCAGACTATATTAATGGAGAAACATTACATGTTAATGGAGGCATGTATTTGGGTTGA
- the gmk gene encoding guanylate kinase, translating to MSIKKDGIMVILSSPSGAGKTTLVKLLSKNKNFYISVSHTTRKPRLKEITDKDYYFVNYDKFENLIKNEEFLEYAKVFNHLYGTTRTPVIEKLEKSENVIFDIDWQGADQIRNKKLNYKLITFFILPPSKEILFERLSNRDMKDKLIVEERMKEFSRDVLHWINYDYVIINDNLEECYSKISNLIDAEINNGSKDYDKDFIRKHVEKLTS from the coding sequence ATGTCCATAAAAAAAGATGGGATAATGGTAATTTTATCATCCCCATCTGGGGCAGGTAAAACAACTTTAGTAAAACTTCTATCTAAAAATAAAAATTTTTATATTTCAGTTTCTCACACTACAAGAAAGCCTAGACTTAAAGAAATTACAGACAAAGACTACTACTTTGTTAATTATGATAAATTTGAAAATTTAATAAAAAACGAAGAATTTTTAGAATATGCAAAAGTATTTAATCACCTCTATGGAACAACTAGAACACCAGTAATTGAAAAATTAGAAAAAAGTGAAAATGTAATATTTGATATTGATTGGCAAGGAGCCGATCAGATCAGAAATAAAAAATTAAATTATAAATTAATTACTTTTTTTATTTTACCTCCAAGCAAAGAAATACTATTTGAAAGACTATCAAATAGAGATATGAAAGATAAACTAATAGTAGAAGAACGTATGAAAGAATTTAGTAGGGATGTTTTGCATTGGATTAACTATGACTACGTAATTATTAATGATAATCTAGAAGAATGTTATTCGAAAATTAGCAATTTAATTGATGCTGAAATTAATAATGGTTCAAAAGACTATGATAAAGATTTCATTAGAAAACATGTTGAAAAGCTAACCTCTTAA